In a single window of the Xylanimonas protaetiae genome:
- a CDS encoding CU044_5270 family protein — MLLQAADAAALQPQATGEYWYVHWQITDHFERKPGSGEFVPITYQREDWSSRERGVMRDEQGAAFKAVEDGRTTIDPADVRFENYTIDDTGTPAARTFSGFTWDELDALPTDPVQLRAALLAATPSSGHGRNYDLFDSVQWLLFGSPARPELRRALWTVLAGIDEVTLLGGRTDALGRQGTAVEVKFPDWYVTTMTLDPTTGMLLEWRATEQDGSRPLTYTLVEQGPRDSAPAAQPPLCGPGSVPLVSC; from the coding sequence GTGCTGCTCCAGGCCGCCGACGCCGCGGCGCTGCAGCCGCAGGCGACCGGAGAGTACTGGTACGTGCACTGGCAGATCACCGACCACTTCGAGAGGAAGCCCGGAAGCGGAGAGTTCGTGCCGATCACCTATCAGCGGGAGGACTGGAGCTCGCGTGAGCGAGGCGTCATGCGCGACGAGCAGGGGGCGGCGTTCAAGGCCGTCGAGGACGGGCGCACGACCATCGACCCCGCCGACGTCAGGTTCGAGAACTACACCATCGACGACACGGGAACCCCGGCCGCCAGGACGTTCAGCGGTTTCACCTGGGACGAGCTCGACGCGCTACCGACCGACCCCGTGCAGCTTCGTGCTGCGCTCCTGGCGGCGACGCCCAGCTCCGGGCACGGGCGCAACTACGACCTCTTCGACTCAGTTCAGTGGCTGCTCTTCGGCAGCCCCGCCCGGCCCGAGCTCCGGCGAGCGCTGTGGACGGTCCTTGCCGGGATCGACGAGGTGACCCTGCTGGGCGGTCGGACGGACGCGCTTGGCCGGCAGGGGACCGCGGTCGAGGTGAAGTTCCCCGACTGGTACGTCACCACGATGACGCTCGACCCGACCACCGGCATGCTCCTCGAGTGGAGGGCGACCGAGCAGGACGGCTCCCGTCCCCTCACCTACACCCTTGTGGAGCAGGGTCCGCGCGACTCGGCACCTGCCGCGCAGCCGCCGCTCTGCGGACCGGGCTCCGTGCCGCTCGTCAGCTGCTGA
- a CDS encoding type II toxin-antitoxin system VapB family antitoxin — translation MSLNIKNERTHALVRELAERTGLSQTSAVEEAVVRYLRELTAKDADQTEADRVAARRARIDLVRAQIAATVHVPLHVRQEADEALYDENGLLR, via the coding sequence GTGAGCCTGAACATCAAGAACGAGCGCACGCACGCGCTCGTCCGTGAGCTCGCCGAGCGGACGGGGCTGTCCCAGACGAGCGCGGTCGAGGAGGCGGTGGTGCGGTACCTGCGGGAGCTGACCGCGAAGGACGCGGACCAGACGGAGGCGGACCGGGTCGCGGCCAGGCGCGCCCGGATCGACCTGGTCCGAGCGCAGATCGCGGCCACCGTGCACGTACCGCTCCATGTCCGCCAGGAGGCAGACGAGGCGCTGTACGACGAGAACGGCCTGCTCCGGTGA
- a CDS encoding type II toxin-antitoxin system VapC family toxin, with protein MLEHRGGVDEARAAQNLLRSAEVEVADFTARHAEVARQAYRDYGRASGHPARLNLGDCYAYALAAVADQPLLFVGDDFVHTDVRPAYLPPSA; from the coding sequence GTGCTCGAGCACCGCGGCGGGGTGGACGAGGCCCGCGCCGCGCAGAACCTCCTGCGGTCGGCGGAGGTCGAGGTGGCCGACTTCACGGCGCGGCATGCCGAGGTGGCGCGGCAGGCCTACCGCGACTACGGCCGGGCCAGCGGCCACCCGGCTCGCCTCAACCTCGGCGACTGCTACGCGTACGCCCTGGCAGCGGTCGCGGACCAACCGCTCCTGTTCGTCGGCGACGACTTCGTGCACACCGACGTCCGGCCGGCGTACCTCCCGCCGTCGGCATAG